A region of Streptomyces halobius DNA encodes the following proteins:
- the pqqA gene encoding pyrroloquinoline quinone precursor peptide PqqA, translating to MQQSRQASRRPQRSRATHSPARYGEQATWRTPDYTVVETALEVTAYSLSAR from the coding sequence ATGCAGCAGAGCCGGCAGGCCAGCCGGCGCCCTCAGCGCTCGCGCGCCACCCACTCCCCGGCCCGGTATGGCGAGCAGGCGACCTGGCGCACTCCGGACTACACGGTGGTCGAGACCGCACTGGAGGTCACCGCGTACTCCCTGTCCGCACGCTGA
- a CDS encoding PQQ-dependent sugar dehydrogenase, which translates to MLTERDSFTVHTLTQDGTKKEVGKVPNVVTTGGEGGLLSIAVSPSWQTDHHVYVMHSAKEGNRIARMTFDGGELGDYKVVVDGIKKNRYHNGGRIKFGPDGYLYATTGDAQDEDLAQDTSSLNGKILRMTPDGKPAPGNPFGNLVHSYGHRNPQGITWDAQGRLWDGGLGARTYDELNLIEPGKNYGWPTCEASVPRTG; encoded by the coding sequence CTGCTCACCGAACGCGACTCGTTCACCGTCCACACCCTCACGCAGGACGGTACGAAGAAAGAAGTCGGCAAGGTACCCAACGTCGTCACCACGGGCGGCGAGGGCGGACTGCTGAGCATCGCCGTATCGCCGTCCTGGCAGACCGACCACCATGTGTACGTGATGCACTCCGCCAAGGAAGGCAATCGGATCGCACGGATGACGTTCGACGGCGGCGAACTCGGCGACTACAAAGTCGTGGTCGACGGCATCAAGAAGAACAGGTACCACAACGGCGGACGCATCAAATTCGGCCCCGACGGCTACCTCTACGCCACGACGGGCGACGCCCAGGACGAGGACCTGGCCCAGGACACCAGCTCGCTCAACGGCAAGATCCTCCGCATGACCCCCGACGGCAAGCCGGCCCCCGGCAACCCTTTCGGCAACCTGGTCCACTCCTACGGTCACCGCAATCCGCAGGGCATCACCTGGGACGCCCAAGGACGCCTGTGGGATGGGGGGTTGGGTGCCAGAACGTACGACGAGCTGAACCTCATCGAGCCCGGCAAGAACTACGGCTGGCCCACGTGCGAGGCGAGTGTTCCACGGACGGGATGA
- a CDS encoding alpha-ketoglutarate-dependent dioxygenase AlkB family protein produces MSTPLPGFESFGQPDGCGPPDSSDRHDGKGNADEPGASGDAGTRATAPRGRRELAPGAVHVPDWLTLAQQRELVAACRGWARGPVPIRHTRLPRGGVMSVQTVCIGWHWQPYAYTRTADDVNGAPVAEFPHWMVELGRRALVEAYQDPSAGEAYTPDTALINFYDDQAKLGMHQDKEERSSAPVVSLSIGDSCVFRFGNTETRTKPYTDIELASGDLFVFGGPSRFAYHGVPRVHPGTCDPASGLTSGRLNITMRVTGLA; encoded by the coding sequence ATGAGCACGCCACTCCCCGGCTTCGAGAGCTTCGGGCAGCCCGACGGATGCGGGCCGCCTGACAGCTCCGACCGGCACGACGGCAAAGGGAACGCCGACGAGCCTGGGGCCTCCGGCGACGCCGGGACCCGCGCCACAGCGCCCCGCGGCCGCCGGGAACTCGCTCCCGGCGCCGTCCACGTCCCCGACTGGCTCACCCTGGCACAGCAGCGCGAACTGGTCGCGGCCTGTCGCGGCTGGGCACGCGGCCCGGTCCCGATCCGGCACACCAGGCTCCCCCGGGGCGGTGTGATGTCCGTCCAGACGGTGTGCATCGGATGGCACTGGCAGCCGTACGCGTACACCCGCACCGCCGACGACGTCAACGGTGCCCCGGTCGCCGAATTCCCTCACTGGATGGTCGAGTTGGGCCGCAGAGCACTGGTCGAGGCATATCAGGACCCGTCCGCGGGCGAGGCCTACACACCGGACACCGCGCTGATCAATTTCTACGACGACCAGGCCAAGCTCGGCATGCACCAGGACAAGGAGGAGCGGTCCAGCGCGCCGGTGGTCTCCCTCAGCATCGGCGACAGCTGCGTCTTCCGGTTCGGCAATACGGAGACCCGCACCAAACCGTACACCGACATCGAGCTGGCGTCCGGCGATCTCTTCGTCTTCGGCGGACCGTCCCGGTTCGCGTATCACGGGGTGCCCAGGGTCCACCCGGGCACCTGCGACCCCGCGTCCGGCCTGACCAGCGGGCGCCTCAACATCACGATGCGGGTCACCGGCCTCGCCTGA